Proteins from one Anaerosoma tenue genomic window:
- a CDS encoding Fur family transcriptional regulator produces MDADHQRDPNRCTPTTLYGTARVSAQRAVIARVVREMRTAFTAEELHLAVADASPGIGLATVYRAISAMQEAGAVVTVGDRDGSALLALCVRNDHHHHLVCTRCGRVLGVECPLGDAVSSAATREGHLVTSHEVVLYGLCVDCREGTRGA; encoded by the coding sequence GTGGACGCTGATCATCAGCGGGACCCCAACCGGTGCACGCCAACGACGCTCTACGGTACCGCCCGCGTGAGCGCCCAGCGGGCCGTGATAGCACGCGTGGTGCGTGAGATGCGGACCGCCTTCACCGCCGAGGAGCTCCATCTCGCGGTGGCGGATGCCTCCCCGGGAATCGGGCTGGCCACCGTCTACCGCGCGATCAGCGCGATGCAGGAAGCCGGTGCTGTGGTGACCGTGGGCGACCGGGACGGCTCGGCGCTGCTTGCGCTGTGTGTGCGGAACGACCATCACCACCACCTGGTGTGCACGCGTTGCGGACGCGTGCTCGGCGTGGAATGCCCGCTTGGCGATGCCGTATCGAGCGCGGCGACACGGGAGGGTCATCTCGTCACAAGCCACGAGGTCGTCCTGTACGGGTTGTGCGTCGACTGCCGAGAAGGAACGAGGGGCGCCTGA
- a CDS encoding selenium metabolism-associated LysR family transcriptional regulator: MNVSQLKTFIAVVDHRSFSEAARLLGISQPAVTMQVQALESDIGAMLLDRGYRKIDLTEAGAALVPYARRILDQIDDARHAIDTLSDTVTGRVTVAASTTPGQYLLPRVLGAFLKLYPEVGVTLRVYDSADVVERVEAEEADLGMTGAEVPGARVHYEQLGVDELLLICPPEHPLADRETPKFSEVAAQPFIVREAGSGTRMVSEDLVRRAGVDPGDLNVVMELGTNEAIVSAVEGGMGMGIVSRQVAAKALELGTVARVPGAGFPVERPLFLVLPRRSLTRAADALADHLRATM, from the coding sequence GTGAACGTCAGCCAGCTCAAGACCTTCATCGCGGTGGTGGATCACCGTTCGTTCTCCGAGGCCGCGCGGCTGCTCGGCATCTCACAGCCGGCGGTGACCATGCAGGTCCAGGCGCTGGAGTCGGACATCGGGGCCATGCTGCTCGATCGCGGATATCGCAAGATCGATCTCACCGAGGCCGGAGCGGCGCTCGTGCCGTATGCGCGACGCATCCTCGACCAGATCGACGATGCCCGTCACGCCATCGACACGCTCTCCGACACCGTCACGGGCCGCGTCACCGTGGCAGCGTCCACCACGCCCGGCCAGTACCTGTTGCCGCGTGTGCTCGGCGCATTCCTCAAGCTCTATCCGGAAGTGGGCGTCACGCTCCGTGTCTACGACTCGGCCGATGTGGTCGAGCGTGTGGAGGCCGAGGAGGCGGATCTTGGCATGACAGGCGCCGAGGTCCCGGGCGCCCGCGTGCACTACGAGCAGCTCGGCGTGGATGAGCTGCTTCTCATCTGTCCTCCTGAGCATCCACTCGCCGACAGAGAGACGCCGAAGTTCTCCGAGGTGGCGGCGCAGCCGTTCATCGTCCGCGAAGCGGGGTCCGGTACCCGGATGGTCTCGGAGGACCTCGTGCGTCGGGCAGGCGTGGATCCGGGTGACCTGAACGTGGTGATGGAGCTCGGCACCAATGAGGCGATCGTGAGCGCTGTCGAGGGCGGCATGGGTATGGGGATCGTGAGCCGTCAGGTAGCGGCCAAGGCGCTTGAGCTCGGCACGGTGGCACGCGTGCCGGGCGCCGGTTTCCCGGTGGAGCGGCCCCTCTTCCTCGTGCTCCCACGACGGTCGCTCACTCGCGCAGCCGACGC